A window of Ipomoea triloba cultivar NCNSP0323 chromosome 2, ASM357664v1 contains these coding sequences:
- the LOC116007603 gene encoding xyloglucan endotransglucosylase/hydrolase protein 9-like → MRKMAPFSFPTLMGVCVVFVMAGLVMSSSSSTSRFDEFFQPSWALDHFLYEGEVLRMKLDTNSGAGFSSKSKYMFGKITAQIKLVEGDSAGTVTAFYMSSDGPKHHEFDFEFLGNTTGEPYLLQTNVYVNGVGNREQRFSLWFDPSKDFHRYSIFWTQHRVVFLVDDIPIRVHTNMEHKGLPFPRDQAMGVYSSIWNADDWATQGGRVKTDWSHAPFVASYKGFEIDACECVATVAAAENMRRCSNSNNGEKRRHWWNDPTFSALTVHQSHQLMWTHANHMVYNYCTDTARFPVPPVECLHHRH, encoded by the exons ATGCGAAAAATGGCCCCTTTCTCTTTTCCAACGTTAATGGGTGTTTGTGTGGTTTTTGTGATGGCGGGTCTGGTGATGagctcatcatcatcaacctCAAGATTTGATGAGTTCTTTCAACCGAGTTGGGCTCTGGATCATTTTCTCTACGAAGGAGAGGTTCTCAGGATGAAGCTGGATACCAATTCTG GTGCTGGTTTCTCTTCCAAGAGCAAATACATGTTTGGGAAAATCACCGCTCAGATCAAGCTTGTAGAGGGTGACTCTGCTGGCACTGTTACTGCCTTTTAT ATGTCGTCGGATGGTCCAAAACATCATGAATTTGATTTCGAGTTCCTGGGTAACACTACCGGTGAACCTTATCTTCTCCAGACCAATGTCTACGTCAATGGTGTGGGCAATAGAGAGCAAAGATTCAGCTTGTGGTTTGACCCATCCAAGGACTTCCATCGTTACTCCATCTTTTGGACTCAACACCGCGTAGT ATTCCTAGTTGATGACATACCAATTCGAGTGCACACGAACATGGAGCATAAGGGTCTACCGTTCCCAAGGGACCAAGCCATGGGCGTGTACAGCTCAATTTGGAACGCCGACGATTGGGCCACACAAGGTGGGAGGGTGAAGACCGACTGGAGCCACGCGCCCTTCGTTGCCTCCTACAAGGGATTTGAGATTGACGCTTGCGAGTGCGTGGCCACGGTGGCGGCCGCCGAGAACATGAGGCGGTGCAGTAATAGCAACAACGGCGAGAAGCGGCGGCACTGGTGGAACGACCCCACATTTTCCGCCCTCACAGTCCACCAGAGCCACCAGCTCATGTGGACTCACGCAAACCATATGGTCTACAATTATTGCACCGACACCGCTAGGTTCCCCGTTCCTCCCGTCGAGTGCCTTCACCACCGCCACTAG